From Pseudomonas sp. stari2, a single genomic window includes:
- a CDS encoding PIG-L deacetylase family protein: MSRKQQLLKRHRRNKRVSLLIALIVLIALGVLVAWWLPLVLAVIGWIAHEAWFADHLFYSPKDDYQYSFPPFTPQPKTHLSGEQLRLDEGVMLVDDATLILAVRVKSTWLGRFFDPRVELAGSANPDAQTFERGVNGLRYLNLSGQAQTLSQGLLRLRGRFCRVTGEPVLWAMEQPDYRRQRVMVIAPHADDAELAAYGLYSQADEAWIVTLTAGEIEAEHYQQMGLNKVEASRLKGRLRAWDSLAVPRWAGVPQEHCVQLGYFCLQLSAMKATPNQPVGSREADLNDTRIFRQLNPFALPGDADGAPTWNNLLADLRDVLSRARPDVIVLPHPTLDPHPDHICAQEAVLEALRGLDYQPTLLGYANHLHDNDRWPMGDSGQGIALPPTFDANVAMQPLCLPLPIELQRDKAMALGMMHDLQPPAPFKRRLRRLFQRLLAGRAPSVYGENEFFRKAVRRQELFWVLKQSETGATGSQRGES, encoded by the coding sequence ATGAGCCGCAAACAGCAACTGCTCAAGCGTCACCGGCGCAATAAACGTGTCAGCCTGTTGATCGCCCTGATCGTGTTGATCGCCCTCGGCGTGCTGGTGGCCTGGTGGCTGCCGCTGGTGCTGGCGGTGATTGGCTGGATCGCTCACGAAGCGTGGTTTGCCGACCACTTGTTCTATTCGCCGAAAGACGATTACCAATACAGCTTTCCGCCGTTCACACCGCAGCCGAAAACGCATTTGAGCGGTGAGCAATTGCGCCTCGACGAGGGTGTGATGCTGGTGGACGACGCCACGCTGATCCTCGCCGTGAGGGTCAAAAGCACCTGGCTGGGACGTTTCTTCGATCCACGCGTGGAGCTTGCGGGCAGTGCGAATCCGGATGCACAGACCTTCGAACGCGGCGTCAACGGCCTGCGTTATCTGAACCTCAGCGGTCAGGCGCAGACCTTGTCTCAAGGTCTGTTGCGTCTGCGCGGACGTTTCTGCCGGGTGACCGGCGAGCCGGTGCTATGGGCCATGGAACAGCCGGACTACCGCCGTCAGCGGGTGATGGTGATCGCGCCGCACGCCGATGATGCCGAACTGGCCGCTTACGGTTTGTACAGTCAGGCCGATGAGGCCTGGATCGTCACCCTGACCGCTGGCGAGATCGAAGCCGAACACTATCAACAGATGGGCCTGAACAAGGTCGAGGCATCGCGACTCAAGGGGCGCTTGCGTGCCTGGGACAGCCTCGCCGTGCCGCGCTGGGCCGGTGTGCCGCAGGAACATTGCGTGCAGCTCGGGTATTTTTGCCTGCAATTGTCTGCGATGAAAGCGACGCCGAATCAACCGGTGGGCTCGCGGGAAGCCGATTTGAACGACACGCGAATTTTTCGTCAGCTGAATCCGTTTGCCCTGCCTGGCGATGCCGACGGCGCGCCGACCTGGAACAATCTGCTGGCCGACCTGCGTGACGTGCTGTCCCGTGCGCGCCCGGATGTGATCGTGTTGCCGCATCCGACGCTGGATCCGCATCCCGACCATATCTGCGCCCAAGAGGCGGTGCTGGAAGCCTTGCGCGGTCTCGATTACCAACCGACCCTGCTCGGTTACGCCAACCACTTGCACGACAACGATCGCTGGCCGATGGGCGACAGCGGGCAGGGCATCGCCTTGCCGCCGACTTTCGATGCAAACGTGGCGATGCAGCCGCTGTGCCTGCCGCTGCCGATCGAACTGCAACGGGACAAGGCCATGGCGCTGGGCATGATGCATGACCTGCAGCCACCGGCGCCGTTCAAGCGGCGCCTGCGCCGACTGTTTCAGCGACTGCTGGCCGGTCGGGCGCCGTCGGTCTACGGCGAGAACGAATTTTTCCGCAAAGCGGTCAGGCGCCAGGAGTTGTTCTGGGTGCTGAAGCAAAGCGAAACAGGCGCGACGGGTTCGCAACGGGGAGAGTCATGA
- a CDS encoding glycosyltransferase codes for MSDAQPIVTVIIASYNHGPYIEESILSVINQSYKNIELLVVDDGSKDDSVERIKALQEQHGFDFRVQQNQGLTNTLNGAIARAKGSLIVPFGSDDIMYPDRIATQVAYMDGKPEVGICAGNIELMDADGNLYPEKRQRRDVPFRRLDFDDMFLERKPYPPAPTLMIRREALDKVGGFDPTIRLEDLYIELKVTRAGYFIDGLNVVMARYRKHATNSYKNHRFMIENILRTYALFSDHPLYDEVRYKSLNSMFLKTANRDRKLARELLAQIPFKAWNKKTWRGLGRLLFSPLEKD; via the coding sequence CTGAGCGATGCGCAACCCATCGTCACCGTCATCATCGCGTCCTACAACCACGGACCGTACATCGAGGAAAGCATCCTCAGCGTTATCAACCAGAGCTACAAGAACATTGAGCTGCTGGTGGTCGACGACGGCTCGAAGGACGACAGCGTCGAGCGCATCAAGGCCTTGCAGGAACAGCACGGTTTCGATTTCCGGGTGCAGCAGAACCAGGGCCTGACCAACACGCTCAACGGCGCGATTGCGCGGGCCAAAGGCAGCCTGATCGTACCGTTCGGCTCCGACGACATCATGTACCCGGACCGTATCGCCACCCAGGTCGCGTACATGGACGGCAAACCGGAAGTCGGCATTTGTGCCGGCAACATCGAGTTGATGGACGCCGACGGCAACCTCTACCCGGAAAAGCGTCAGCGCCGGGACGTGCCATTCCGTCGTCTGGATTTCGATGACATGTTCCTGGAGCGCAAGCCGTATCCGCCGGCACCGACGCTTATGATTCGCCGTGAAGCACTGGACAAGGTCGGTGGGTTCGATCCGACGATTCGTCTTGAGGATCTGTACATCGAGCTGAAAGTCACCCGCGCCGGGTACTTCATCGACGGCCTGAACGTAGTGATGGCGCGCTATCGCAAACACGCCACGAACTCGTACAAGAACCACCGCTTCATGATCGAAAACATCCTGCGCACCTATGCGTTGTTCAGCGATCATCCGCTGTACGACGAGGTGCGCTACAAGTCACTCAATTCGATGTTCCTGAAAACCGCCAACCGCGATCGCAAACTGGCGCGGGAGCTGCTGGCACAGATTCCGTTCAAGGCCTGGAACAAGAAAACCTGGCGCGGTCTGGGCCGGTTGCTGTTTTCGCCGCTGGAAAAGGACTGA
- a CDS encoding antimicrobial resistance protein Mig-14, whose amino-acid sequence MLNRFQGWRERGWSPVDASTYAQAWQRFGGSVATHPIVVERLANLAGIPVRYLAWEQQGEVKAAIPTWGRDLALSKDVLKRNGKKGLFDLGNAELILPAAADAQAPLRHRGRYLSALNENRFSGLKLQTEQLAMARTPEELSKKFRYNQRRELRLLEEAGGVVRPVSDFSSAELAAIYCDLFQRRWGFPATGAARMAEVIELLRELLIGSVIFLNDAPIAIQLVYRVEAPEWISVEYINGGVDPETREFSPGSVLSFLNTQSAWEHARALDKPLRFSFGRADREYKDRWCNPVPVFTV is encoded by the coding sequence ATGCTCAACCGATTTCAAGGCTGGCGCGAACGTGGCTGGTCGCCCGTTGACGCCTCAACTTATGCACAGGCCTGGCAGCGTTTTGGCGGCAGCGTCGCGACTCATCCAATCGTTGTCGAACGTCTGGCGAATCTGGCGGGCATTCCGGTGCGTTATCTGGCCTGGGAGCAGCAGGGCGAAGTCAAAGCGGCGATCCCGACCTGGGGCCGGGACCTGGCCTTGTCCAAGGACGTGCTCAAGCGAAATGGCAAGAAAGGCTTGTTCGATCTCGGCAACGCCGAACTGATCCTGCCGGCCGCCGCCGATGCCCAGGCCCCGCTGCGTCATCGCGGGCGCTACCTGTCGGCGCTCAACGAGAACCGCTTCAGCGGCCTCAAGTTGCAGACCGAACAACTGGCCATGGCCCGTACCCCGGAAGAACTGTCGAAGAAGTTTCGCTACAACCAGCGCCGCGAACTGCGCCTGCTGGAAGAGGCGGGCGGGGTGGTGCGGCCTGTCAGCGACTTCTCGAGCGCCGAACTGGCGGCGATTTATTGCGATCTGTTCCAGCGTCGCTGGGGTTTCCCGGCCACTGGCGCGGCACGCATGGCCGAAGTCATCGAGTTGTTGCGTGAGCTGTTGATCGGCTCGGTAATTTTCCTCAACGATGCGCCGATCGCCATTCAACTGGTGTATCGCGTCGAAGCGCCGGAGTGGATCAGCGTCGAGTACATCAACGGCGGTGTCGACCCCGAAACCCGTGAATTCAGCCCCGGCAGCGTTCTGAGTTTTCTCAATACGCAAAGTGCCTGGGAGCACGCTCGGGCACTCGACAAGCCACTGCGCTTTTCCTTCGGTCGTGCCGACCGTGAATACAAGGATCGCTGGTGCAATCCTGTGCCGGTCTTCACCGTATGA
- a CDS encoding O-antigen ligase family protein — protein sequence MQLRGFSSTSSRIFDFISLWILPVGYFLLLCALFFLPGRSLHHKLFYGLFSIPALIALCLRPREFKEMLREPLILALLVFVAWALLSLCWGPHDESVSGMLKPPLHTLLLFVGCYLLVRYRADILSPLLFVAAVVALIATTCFLIPFVHHYDPNARLIGGGAFDNPLLSSHLFGFFCSYWLSISMSCRHARLLWLSMPAMLIMFAAVIATGSRTPLVALTMAACWLAFICWNRRSLVMLGALATVGITVATLFSKMITERGDSYRFEIWQIALQRISEHPWIGHGYGADLAIDPGVGYNFQEPHSFVLGVLYYVGILGLLPWLFFLLWGLLSSWRQRVQPLLIIASTWLIFGIGAGLTEGGGIISRPKEHWFLLWIPLALIAALIINQRARRLLTVPVRKLSTSDLQQLGADAQVIEEDGLGPKVLRLSDGSFLKLFRPRRWYTSGNFNPYSERFAINSEQLRRMGIPTPQVLNLYRLDDGSSAVHYAPLPGHTLRQVLQGITAPAVRQALVERFGKFMARLHEQGVYFRSLHLGNVLVLEDGEFGLIDLADLRVYPSPLSLSLRQRNLRHMQRYTVDKRWLFEDHLDALLQGYAMTASKSAVDNLHKQVLAGNIAARVH from the coding sequence ATGCAACTTCGCGGTTTCAGCAGTACGTCCAGTCGAATCTTCGACTTCATCAGCCTGTGGATACTTCCCGTCGGCTACTTCCTGCTCCTGTGCGCGCTGTTCTTCCTGCCGGGTCGCAGCCTGCACCACAAACTGTTTTATGGTTTGTTCAGCATTCCGGCGTTGATTGCACTGTGCCTGCGTCCACGCGAGTTCAAGGAAATGCTGCGCGAACCGTTGATTCTCGCGTTACTTGTGTTCGTCGCCTGGGCGCTGCTCAGCCTATGCTGGGGGCCGCACGACGAGTCGGTCAGCGGAATGCTCAAGCCTCCCCTGCATACCCTGCTGCTGTTCGTCGGTTGTTATCTGCTGGTGCGCTACCGCGCGGACATTCTTTCGCCATTGCTCTTCGTTGCCGCCGTGGTTGCGCTGATTGCTACGACCTGTTTCCTCATACCCTTCGTCCATCATTACGATCCCAACGCGCGCCTGATCGGCGGCGGAGCATTCGACAACCCGCTGCTCAGCTCCCATCTATTCGGATTTTTCTGTTCCTATTGGCTCAGTATCAGCATGTCGTGCAGGCATGCCCGTCTGCTCTGGCTCAGTATGCCGGCGATGCTGATCATGTTCGCGGCGGTAATCGCGACCGGTTCCAGAACGCCGCTGGTCGCCTTGACCATGGCGGCTTGCTGGCTGGCCTTCATCTGCTGGAATCGCCGTTCGCTGGTAATGCTGGGGGCGTTGGCCACGGTCGGCATCACCGTGGCCACCCTGTTTTCGAAGATGATCACCGAGCGCGGCGACTCCTACCGTTTCGAAATCTGGCAGATCGCCCTGCAAAGAATTTCCGAGCATCCCTGGATCGGCCATGGCTATGGTGCCGATCTGGCGATTGACCCGGGAGTCGGCTACAACTTTCAGGAGCCGCACAGTTTTGTTCTGGGCGTGCTTTATTACGTCGGCATACTGGGCTTGCTGCCGTGGCTTTTCTTCCTGCTCTGGGGCTTGCTGAGCAGCTGGCGCCAGCGCGTTCAGCCGTTGTTGATCATCGCGTCCACCTGGCTGATATTCGGTATCGGCGCGGGACTGACAGAAGGCGGCGGCATCATTTCTCGGCCCAAGGAACACTGGTTCCTGCTATGGATTCCACTGGCACTGATTGCCGCCCTTATCATCAATCAGCGCGCTCGACGCTTACTGACAGTCCCGGTGCGGAAGCTGTCGACCTCCGACCTGCAGCAGCTCGGCGCCGATGCGCAGGTGATTGAAGAAGATGGCCTGGGACCGAAGGTGCTGCGTCTGAGCGATGGCAGCTTCCTCAAGCTGTTCCGTCCTCGTCGCTGGTACACCTCTGGCAACTTCAATCCTTATTCCGAACGTTTCGCCATCAACAGCGAACAATTGCGCCGCATGGGCATCCCGACCCCACAAGTGCTGAATCTGTATCGCCTCGACGACGGCAGCAGCGCGGTGCATTACGCCCCGTTGCCGGGCCATACCTTGCGCCAGGTGCTCCAGGGCATCACGGCACCGGCTGTGCGGCAGGCGCTGGTCGAGCGTTTCGGCAAATTCATGGCCCGACTGCATGAACAGGGCGTTTACTTCCGCTCGCTGCATCTTGGCAACGTGCTGGTATTGGAAGATGGAGAGTTCGGGCTGATTGATCTGGCGGACCTGCGCGTCTACCCTTCGCCCCTGAGCCTCTCGCTGCGCCAACGTAATCTGCGACACATGCAACGCTACACCGTCGACAAACGCTGGCTGTTCGAAGATCACCTCGACGCGTTGCTCCAGGGATACGCCATGACGGCGTCCAAATCCGCAGTAGACAATCTGCACAAGCAAGTGCTGGCCGGCAACATTGCGGCCCGGGTTCATTGA
- a CDS encoding glycosyltransferase family 4 protein — protein sequence MSQRAKVLQLQPDYNVKSHDFADLAEQIVKALPTDRYEVTAAFLRGKPGPGEAVSRADRSVYFEFSDKSLKGMRLRAMWQLYKFCRREKFDVVICNRFKPVNMMLTLNRWLKVPLCIGISHGFGEYDRFYRRRQTQRLIDRHWRFVGVSPAVKQYLLDCDCGFTDQNTYAITNAIDIEQAEGLQHSRERARELLGIDPNVRLIGALGRLVSVKGHTYLLQAFAQLKDKYPNTQLAIIGAGRLQAPLAAEIEQLGLSGRAHLLGFKENALQYVRAFDIWTMPSLAEGLGLALLEGMSGHLPVIASNVPAMLPLIEGAGGLSITPKDVTSLVAALDTYLGLSDDELKAKGEQAYRYLQEQHDIEVFRQEYLNLIDSGLAQARKEQP from the coding sequence ATGAGTCAACGCGCAAAGGTTCTGCAGCTGCAACCCGACTACAACGTCAAATCCCATGATTTCGCCGACCTCGCCGAACAGATCGTCAAGGCCCTGCCGACGGATCGTTATGAGGTGACGGCGGCATTCCTGCGCGGCAAGCCCGGGCCGGGTGAAGCCGTCAGCCGGGCCGACCGTTCGGTGTATTTCGAGTTCTCCGACAAGTCCCTCAAAGGCATGCGCCTGCGGGCGATGTGGCAGCTGTACAAGTTCTGCCGCCGGGAAAAGTTCGACGTGGTGATCTGCAACCGCTTCAAACCGGTGAACATGATGCTGACCCTCAACCGCTGGTTGAAAGTGCCGTTGTGCATCGGCATTTCCCACGGTTTCGGCGAGTACGACCGCTTCTACCGTCGTCGTCAGACTCAACGCCTGATCGACCGGCACTGGCGTTTCGTCGGCGTGTCGCCGGCGGTCAAACAGTACCTGCTGGACTGCGATTGCGGTTTTACCGACCAGAATACGTACGCGATCACCAACGCCATCGACATCGAACAGGCCGAAGGCTTGCAGCACAGCCGCGAGCGTGCCCGCGAGCTGCTGGGCATCGACCCGAATGTGCGCCTGATCGGTGCGCTGGGGCGGCTGGTGTCGGTCAAGGGCCACACTTATCTGTTGCAGGCTTTCGCCCAACTGAAAGACAAATACCCGAACACCCAACTGGCAATCATCGGTGCCGGACGCCTGCAGGCGCCGCTGGCCGCCGAGATCGAGCAATTGGGCCTGAGCGGTCGTGCCCACCTACTGGGCTTCAAGGAAAACGCCCTGCAGTACGTGCGTGCGTTCGATATCTGGACCATGCCGTCGCTGGCCGAAGGCCTGGGCCTGGCCCTGCTGGAAGGCATGAGCGGACACTTGCCGGTGATCGCTTCGAACGTGCCGGCCATGTTGCCGCTGATCGAAGGTGCCGGTGGCCTGTCGATTACTCCCAAGGACGTGACGAGCCTGGTCGCGGCGCTGGACACCTACCTCGGGCTGTCGGATGACGAGCTCAAGGCCAAGGGTGAGCAGGCTTACCGCTATTTGCAGGAACAACACGACATCGAGGTCTTCCGCCAGGAATACCTGAACCTGATTGACTCCGGCCTGGCGCAGGCCCGCAAGGAACAGCCATGA
- a CDS encoding acyltransferase family protein, with translation MIETNPLIAPAAYLLAIVTAALLLRAVPKIARHLQHSGESRYASIDGLRGYLAFGVFVHHSVITWIFLRTGVIDFPPNPFYSMLGQGSVALFFMITGFLFWGRLLAQGRSFDWMAFGVSRVFRLYPLYLPLMLIVFVTVFHLQDWELKVSALELFKQSAAWLTFDRPDVNLYPHTGMLISNVTWTLAYEVFFYLALPLAAMVFIFPGNWRQVVLCLIGIYALYQLVGWEHSLKKHFLVSFLGGIAAAYWVRRPQLVAWSKTPVAGVIALLALTIAFTAFSRAFKTPPLFLLSLFFVIVASGNTLFGALKPRSIRWLGEISYSTYLLHGFVLWLMVQRLPLALNLDAREAWVFLPLMAVCTCLLILISSATFLYIEQPGMNAGKKVVHWIRQRQQGNKRLAEKAAR, from the coding sequence ATGATCGAAACCAATCCTCTTATTGCGCCGGCCGCCTATCTGCTGGCCATCGTGACCGCTGCACTGCTGTTGCGCGCAGTCCCGAAGATAGCTCGCCACCTCCAGCACTCCGGTGAAAGCCGCTACGCGAGCATTGACGGCTTACGGGGTTATCTGGCCTTCGGCGTGTTCGTGCATCACTCGGTCATTACCTGGATATTTCTGCGTACGGGGGTGATCGACTTCCCGCCGAATCCCTTCTACTCGATGCTGGGTCAAGGCAGCGTAGCGCTGTTTTTCATGATCACCGGGTTTCTGTTCTGGGGCCGTCTGTTGGCTCAGGGTCGGTCGTTCGACTGGATGGCCTTCGGCGTCTCACGAGTGTTTCGCCTGTACCCGCTGTATTTGCCGTTGATGCTGATAGTGTTCGTCACGGTGTTCCATCTGCAGGACTGGGAGCTGAAGGTGTCCGCTTTGGAGCTGTTCAAGCAGAGCGCCGCCTGGCTGACGTTTGACCGGCCCGACGTCAATCTGTACCCGCACACCGGCATGCTGATATCCAACGTCACCTGGACACTGGCCTACGAAGTGTTTTTCTATCTGGCGCTGCCGCTGGCCGCCATGGTGTTCATCTTCCCGGGCAACTGGCGCCAGGTAGTGCTGTGCCTGATCGGGATTTATGCGCTGTATCAACTGGTTGGCTGGGAGCACTCGCTCAAGAAACACTTCCTGGTCAGTTTCCTCGGCGGGATCGCCGCCGCGTATTGGGTGCGTCGTCCGCAGTTGGTGGCCTGGAGCAAAACGCCCGTGGCCGGGGTGATCGCCCTGCTGGCATTGACCATTGCCTTCACCGCATTCAGCCGGGCATTCAAGACGCCACCGTTGTTCCTGCTATCACTGTTCTTCGTGATCGTGGCTTCGGGCAACACCCTGTTCGGCGCCCTCAAACCGCGCAGCATTCGTTGGCTGGGAGAAATCAGCTACAGCACCTACCTGCTGCATGGTTTCGTGCTCTGGCTGATGGTTCAGCGCCTGCCGCTGGCCCTGAACCTCGATGCTCGCGAGGCTTGGGTCTTCCTGCCACTGATGGCGGTGTGCACCTGTCTGCTGATTCTGATCAGCAGCGCGACGTTTCTGTACATCGAGCAGCCTGGCATGAACGCCGGCAAGAAGGTCGTGCATTGGATTCGCCAGCGTCAGCAAGGTAACAAGCGCCTGGCGGAAAAAGCCGCTCGCTGA